The Pseudomonas chlororaphis subsp. piscium genome contains the following window.
CCGCTTCGGCGAATTCCAGGCGCTCGACTACCTGAGCACCGAACAACCGCGGATCCCCCGCACGGCCACCGTGCATGACCCGGAACGCCTGATCTGGCGGCGCGCCCGGCTGTTCTGGCCGCTGACCCTGCTCGAACGCCTGCCGCACCCGCTGCCGCAAGCGGCGGCGCTGCTCGCCGACCCGCTGACCCTGCACGAAGAACGGCGCCTGGCCCGCGGCATGCGCCGGCTGATTACCCTGACCCGGCTGGGCGGCGACTGCCTGCGCCAGCGCATGGGCCTGCAACCGCAACAGGTGGCGGTGATCGCCCACGGCAACCTGCCGATCCCCGCGGCCGAACTGCCGCCGCTGGTGCCATTGCGCCTGCTGTACTTCGGCTTCATCTACCGCGGCAAGGGCATCGAGGACCTGATCGAAGCCCTGGCCCGCACCCTGGCGGCCAACCCGCAGTGCCGTGGTCAGGTGCGCCTGACGCTGGCCGGTGGCACCGCCCCGGAAATGACCTTCGACCCGGCCGGCAACTACCTCGACGGCCTGCGCCAGCGCATTCGCGAACTGCAACTGGACGATGTGGTGGACTGGCAACTGGACCTGCCGTCCGCCGAGATCGCCAGCACCATCCAGGCCCACCATGTGATGGTGCTGCCGTACCGGGAATCGAAAAAACTCGCCTGGCTCGGCCAGATGCGCGGCACCAGCGGCGCCCTGTCCTGGGCCAATGCCTGTGGTCGCGGGGTTATCACCTCCAATGCCCGGGCCTTTGCCGAGGAGGTTGCCGGCGGCAATGGCGTGACCTATCAGCAAGGCGATGTCGAAGCGCTGAGCCAGCACCTGAGCCGCCTGGTGCTGGAGCCCGAACTGGCGCGCCAGTGGGCCGCGCGGGCCAGCGAAGCCGGGCAACAGCGCGAGTGGAGCGCCACCGCGCGGCGCTTCGCCGAACTGTTCAATGAAGTGTGTAAGGAGCGATCGAAATGAAGACCCGACCAGGCCTCGAACGTCGCCCTCTATTGCGCTATCTGCCGCTGGTGGCCGCGCTGGCGGTGGGCGGCGCCCTGCTGCTCAGCGAACAGGTCGATGCCACGCCAATCAACCTGGCCCCCGATCGCACCCTGGTGTGGAAGGACTACCTGGGGGTCAACGCGCACTTCCTGTGGTTCACCCCGCAGCAATACCGCAAACAGATCGCCGCCTATAAACAGCTCGGCCTGCAATGGGTACGGGTCGACCTGCACTGGGATCGGCTCGAGCCCACCGAAGAGGGTTACCAGCTCAGCACCCTCGACGAACTGGACCGGACCCTGAGCGATTCGAAACTCAAATCGCTGTTCTACCTGGTGGGCTCGGCGCCCTTCGTCACCACCGCCCCCAAGGGTGGGCCCTTCCAGGATCAGTACCCGCCGCGGGATCCGAAAGTCTTCGCCACGCGCATGGCCATGCTGGCCCAGCGTTACCCGAACATCGACGCCTGGCAGGCGTGGAATGAACAGAACATACCCAACAACTGGCGGCCGAAACCCGATGCCAAAGGCTACGGCGAGCTGTTGCTGGCAACTCATCAAGCCCTGAACCAGGTGGCGCCGGACAAGATCCAGGTCATGGGCGGCATGGCCTACTACAGCCAGATGCCGACCCAGCGCAACGCGCTGATGTTCGAGAAACTCGGCGAACTGGGCGTGCAGAGCCTGGGCATGGTCGCCGCCTATCACCCGTATTCGGAAACCCCGGAAAGCGATGAGCCGGGCAAGAACGAAGTGCTGCTGCGCGGCAAGCAGCTCAACGACATGCTGCACGGCGCCGGCCTGAAGAGGGTCTGGGCCACCGAGTGGGGCTGGTCGAGCTACGCGGGGCCCAAGGAGATGCAGCGGCTGATTGGCGTCGACGGCCAGGCCGACTACACCCTGCGCCGCCTGGCGTTGATGAGCGATCAGGACTACGAGCGGATCTTCCTCTTCGCCCTTTCCGATCTCGACTCGCGCGCCTCGGCCCGCGACCAGCATTACGGCCTGCTCGACCTCAACGGCGAACCCAAGCCGGTGTACAAGGCGCTCGCGCAGTTTCTCGAGATTACCGGCGCACGCCTCAAGCCCGGCAAGACACCGGAGCTTGCAAACCTGCCCGACACTTTCTACAGCGTGTCCTGGACCCGCGACGACGGTAAGCGCCTGCTGATGTTCTGGAGCGCCAAGGGCGGCACCATCCGCTTGCCCCAGGTGCAGCAGGCCGAGCTCTACGATCCGCTCAGCGGAACCCGGGCCAGTCTCGACGCCGCGGACGGCATCCAGCCGACCGTGAAATCGTCCCTGCAGATTCTCGTGTGGTAATCGATCTCGACCTGGAGTGCCGTACGTGAAGATTCTCTGGATTCTCCCCTACCTGCCCTGGCCCATGACCAGCGGTGGCAAGACTCGCCAGTTTCACTTGCTGCGGACCTTGAGCGAGAGGGGTCACCGCATCACCTTGCTGGTGCAATCGAAGACCGAGGCCGATGCCGCCACCCGCGCCGCCCTCGAGCCCTGGCTGGAACGCCTGATCGTGGAACCCCGGCGCCCACTGAAACACCCGGTCACGCTGCTGGCCGGACTGTTCGCACCCTGGCCGCTGCTGACCACGGTCAACGGCGTGTCGCGTCCTTTGCGCGAGCGCTTCGACAGCCTGCTGCAGGAGCCCTGGGATGTGATCCAGGTCGAGCACAGCTACAGCCTGCAACCCTATCTGCAACCGCTGCGGCGGGCCGGCCGGGACTTCGTGCTCACCGAGCACAACCTCGAATCCAGCCTGGGCGGCGCGACCTATGACCGCTTCCCGGCCTGGGCCAGCCTTTTCGTGAGCTACGACCAATGGCGCTGCCGGCAGTGGGAACGCAAGGCGTTCGACGCGGCCCGCCAGGTGGTCGCGGTGACTGAAAGCGACGCCCGGGCCATGCGCCAGCTGACCCGTACCCCGGTCGAGGTAGTGGTCAACGGCGTCGACAGCCGCAGCTTTGCCGAGGTCTCGGCCGACCCGCAGAGCCAGCGGGTGCTGTTCGTCGGCAACTACGAATACGCACCGAACCTGGACGCCGTGCAATGGATGCTCGACGAGATTTTCCCGCGGGTCTGGAGCCATTGCCCCGAGGCGCGCCTGGCAGTGGCCGGGTATGCCTTGCCGGCCAGTTGGCCCGAACGCTGGACCGACAGCCGCATCGAGTGGGTCGGCTTCGTGCCGGACCTGCCCGATCTGCAACGACGTTGCGCGCTGTTCATCGCGCCGTTGCGCCAGGGTGGCGGCTCCAAGCTCAAGGTGCTCGAAGCCATGGCCGCCGGCCTGCCGCTGGTCAGCACCGCACAAGGCGCCTCGGGCCTGGCCATCCGCCCCGAGGAACATTACCTGGCAGGCGACAATGCCCAGGCCCTGGCCGATGCCGTGATTCGCCTGTTGAGCGAGCCGTCCCGCGCCGCCCAACTGGCCGGCGCTGCCCGCCTGTATGCCCGCCAGTATCACGACTGGGCCGTGGCCGGTGACGAACTGGAACAGATCTACCGGACTCTGCCCTCCACACAGGAGCATCCCGCATGCGTGTAGCCCTCGATTATCGTCCGGCCACGGTCGCTCCCTCCTCGGGCATCGCCCGTCAGGTCAAGGCACTGGAACAGGCCCTGCGCGCCCGTGAAGACACCGAATTGCTGCTGGTGAGCGAAGCGCCACTGGAGCATGAGCAACGCCAGACCGCCTTCTGTCCGGCCTGGCCGAGCCCCCTCGATGGCGTGCAACGCCCCGGCGTGCGCCTGCGCTTCGAACGCAAATTCTTGCCGGCGACCATTCGCGAGCAGTCGGTCGACCTGTACATCGCCACCGCCAACATGGGCCTGCCCATCGGCCACAAGCCGGCGGGTACCCGTTATGTGCTGATCCTGCATGACCTGTTCCAGCTGACCCAGCGCAACTTCCACCGCTCGCAGCTCAAGGCCCTGGCCTATCGACTGATCGATGCCGTGTCGATCGCCTGGTCGATCTGGGTCGCCGATGAAGTCTGGTGCCCTTCGCGGTTTTCCTGCAGCGAAGCGGCCCGGCTGTTTCCCTGGGCGCGGCCGAAGTTTCGTGTGTTGAACAACCTGGTGCCAGAGTTCCAGGGCGCCATCGGTCCGCTGCCGGCGGGCCTGCCCGAGCGCTACTGGCTGGCCGTCGGGACACGGGAGCCGCGCAAGAACATGCCGTTCTTCATCGAGCAGTGGCAGCGCTGCCGCCAGGAAAACCCGCAAGTGCCGGAGCTGGTCCTGGTCGGGCATGCCAGCGATCTGCCGGCGAACCTGAGCCAGTTGCCCGGCCTGCATTGGGTCAATGGCGTCAGCGACGAGCAGTTGCAGGCCCTGTACCAGCATGCCGACTGCCTGTGGCAACCCTCCTACGCCGAAGGCTTCGGCCTGCCGGTGGTCGAGGCGCTGTGGCAGGGCACGCCGGTGGCGGTGGCCAGGGGCTCGGCCCTCGACGAGGTCTCTCCGCCCAGCGCGCGACGCTTCAATGCCCGTGATCGCGCCAGCCTGCGCAACGCACTGATCGAACAGGCCCAGGACAGCAACAGACCGGATCCGGACACCCTGCGCGACTGGGCCCGGCAATTTTCCGAGCCGACCTACCGCCAGCGCCTCAATACCTTGCTCACAGGGCTCTTTCACTGATGCTGCCAGGAAAATTCATTGGCCTGACCCTGGGGTTGATCTTCGGGATTCTGTTGTGGGCCCTGCCACCGGCAAAAGTCATCTTCGTGGTGATCGGCCTGGCCGTGACCCTGACGCTGATCCGCAAGCCGCTGTGGGGCCTGCTGATCTTCGCCGTGCTGGCCACCTGCATCCCCTACACCACGCTGCAACTGGGGATTCGCACCACGGTCAGTGAAGCGGTGCTGGGCCTGACCTGGGTCGGGTTGTTCTGGCAATCGTTCATCGGCAAGACCCGCAACCTCATGCTCTGGCGTCCCACCGAACGGGCCATGGTCTGGTTGATGCTGTTCAGCGCCATTCCCTTTGTCTGGGGCATGCTGATCATTCATGCCGATGGCAACGGCCCGGTGAACTGGGTGCGCTGGCTGATGAACCTGTCGCTGCTGTTCATGGTGCCGCTGCTGCTGCGTACCGATGCCGACCGCGACAAGGTGGTGATCGCCCTGTTGCTGGGCACTCTGCTGATGCTGCTGTTGTCGATCGGCATGTTCATCAAGTCGCGCAACGCGATGTCGATGATCCCGATCCTCACCGACCTCAAGTACGCCCACCCGGAAGCGGTGAAGGACATCTTCTCCGCCAACTACCAGCGCATGGCATCGCCCTGGGTTCACCCCAACCTCACCGGCGGCGTGCTGGTGTTGTTCATTCCCCTGGCACTGCTCTACGGCTGGACCCGGACCGGTGCGCGCCGGGCCCTGGGGCTGGCGGTGGCGATCCTCGGTTGCGCCGGGCTGCTGCTGAGTATTTCCCGCGGGGCGATCCTGGCCCTGGCCCTGGTGCTGCTCTGGCTGACCTACAAACGCGTGCCCTACAGCGGTCGGATCATCGGCCTCGGGGCGGTTTTCGCGGTGGCCCTGGTGATGTTCTATCCGCCGTTGCAGGAACGCCTGATGACCATGTTCTCGGCGACCAACGCCAGTACCGAAGTACGTTTCGAGGAATACGAGAAATTCCCCGAGGCGATGATGCGCTACCCGCTGGGCATCGGCTTCAAGGTCGATCCGCCGGTACCGGGCACCGACCTGCCGGGTA
Protein-coding sequences here:
- a CDS encoding glycosyltransferase, whose translation is MRIALLAPLPPEQTGIADYAAHFSNALRGLGIEVLTPLAGCHDPAEQLTRLRAFDWTGVDLVHAELGGGRFGEFQALDYLSTEQPRIPRTATVHDPERLIWRRARLFWPLTLLERLPHPLPQAAALLADPLTLHEERRLARGMRRLITLTRLGGDCLRQRMGLQPQQVAVIAHGNLPIPAAELPPLVPLRLLYFGFIYRGKGIEDLIEALARTLAANPQCRGQVRLTLAGGTAPEMTFDPAGNYLDGLRQRIRELQLDDVVDWQLDLPSAEIASTIQAHHVMVLPYRESKKLAWLGQMRGTSGALSWANACGRGVITSNARAFAEEVAGGNGVTYQQGDVEALSQHLSRLVLEPELARQWAARASEAGQQREWSATARRFAELFNEVCKERSK
- a CDS encoding beta-xylosidase produces the protein MKTRPGLERRPLLRYLPLVAALAVGGALLLSEQVDATPINLAPDRTLVWKDYLGVNAHFLWFTPQQYRKQIAAYKQLGLQWVRVDLHWDRLEPTEEGYQLSTLDELDRTLSDSKLKSLFYLVGSAPFVTTAPKGGPFQDQYPPRDPKVFATRMAMLAQRYPNIDAWQAWNEQNIPNNWRPKPDAKGYGELLLATHQALNQVAPDKIQVMGGMAYYSQMPTQRNALMFEKLGELGVQSLGMVAAYHPYSETPESDEPGKNEVLLRGKQLNDMLHGAGLKRVWATEWGWSSYAGPKEMQRLIGVDGQADYTLRRLALMSDQDYERIFLFALSDLDSRASARDQHYGLLDLNGEPKPVYKALAQFLEITGARLKPGKTPELANLPDTFYSVSWTRDDGKRLLMFWSAKGGTIRLPQVQQAELYDPLSGTRASLDAADGIQPTVKSSLQILVW
- a CDS encoding glycosyltransferase family 4 protein: MKILWILPYLPWPMTSGGKTRQFHLLRTLSERGHRITLLVQSKTEADAATRAALEPWLERLIVEPRRPLKHPVTLLAGLFAPWPLLTTVNGVSRPLRERFDSLLQEPWDVIQVEHSYSLQPYLQPLRRAGRDFVLTEHNLESSLGGATYDRFPAWASLFVSYDQWRCRQWERKAFDAARQVVAVTESDARAMRQLTRTPVEVVVNGVDSRSFAEVSADPQSQRVLFVGNYEYAPNLDAVQWMLDEIFPRVWSHCPEARLAVAGYALPASWPERWTDSRIEWVGFVPDLPDLQRRCALFIAPLRQGGGSKLKVLEAMAAGLPLVSTAQGASGLAIRPEEHYLAGDNAQALADAVIRLLSEPSRAAQLAGAARLYARQYHDWAVAGDELEQIYRTLPSTQEHPACV
- a CDS encoding glycosyltransferase family 4 protein; the protein is MRVALDYRPATVAPSSGIARQVKALEQALRAREDTELLLVSEAPLEHEQRQTAFCPAWPSPLDGVQRPGVRLRFERKFLPATIREQSVDLYIATANMGLPIGHKPAGTRYVLILHDLFQLTQRNFHRSQLKALAYRLIDAVSIAWSIWVADEVWCPSRFSCSEAARLFPWARPKFRVLNNLVPEFQGAIGPLPAGLPERYWLAVGTREPRKNMPFFIEQWQRCRQENPQVPELVLVGHASDLPANLSQLPGLHWVNGVSDEQLQALYQHADCLWQPSYAEGFGLPVVEALWQGTPVAVARGSALDEVSPPSARRFNARDRASLRNALIEQAQDSNRPDPDTLRDWARQFSEPTYRQRLNTLLTGLFH
- a CDS encoding O-antigen ligase family protein, whose translation is MLPGKFIGLTLGLIFGILLWALPPAKVIFVVIGLAVTLTLIRKPLWGLLIFAVLATCIPYTTLQLGIRTTVSEAVLGLTWVGLFWQSFIGKTRNLMLWRPTERAMVWLMLFSAIPFVWGMLIIHADGNGPVNWVRWLMNLSLLFMVPLLLRTDADRDKVVIALLLGTLLMLLLSIGMFIKSRNAMSMIPILTDLKYAHPEAVKDIFSANYQRMASPWVHPNLTGGVLVLFIPLALLYGWTRTGARRALGLAVAILGCAGLLLSISRGAILALALVLLWLTYKRVPYSGRIIGLGAVFAVALVMFYPPLQERLMTMFSATNASTEVRFEEYEKFPEAMMRYPLGIGFKVDPPVPGTDLPGISNLWLNFIYKIGIPGMLLFIAVTLMWWREVRPLAPIRQITADNALWLGCISGLLAALLTGLFDHYFSFTFVLIGLFWLLMGMSLQQVRLRPAITLPPINPKDRQA